Genomic window (Carassius carassius chromosome 36, fCarCar2.1, whole genome shotgun sequence):
AGTAACGTTACTGTTTCTTGCTACTAGTTTTCAAGGATGTTCTGACTTGTGTCCACAGATCCGATCATGGCTGTGCCTTTTGTTAAAGACTGGGATGTGGTGCAGACCCTTGGAGAAGGGGCCTACGGAGAGTAAGTGTCCTTTTTATTAGTCTCATCCTGATTCGTTAGTCTCAAAATATATTAATCTTCTTCAAATTATTGTAGGGTGCGACTGCTGGTCAACAAGAAGACAGAAGAGGCAGTGGCGGTTAAAGTTGTGGACATGGCAAAAGCCAAGGATTGTGTAGAGAATGTGAAGAAGGAGGTTTGCATATGCAAGATGCTTTCACACCCAAACATCGTCCGTTTCTTTGGGCACAGGAGTGAGGGGACGACACAGTACATCTTCCTGGAGTACTGTAGTGGAGGAGAGCTCTTTGACCGAATTGGTGAGCTAAACATAGATTAGGAGATCTTATTTTTATTAGCTTCTTTGTAAAGTATAATGTAGATCTGGTGGGGTCTAAATATTTGTGGCGAGCAAATATGAAAGATTCtactcaaaatgtaatttgtttccaATTCTGACAGAGCCAGACGTAGGGATGCCAGAAAAGGACGCGCACAGGTTTTTTCAGCAGCTAATAGCTGGTGTGGTAAgtgtcagctttcagatgatttttCTTTGAGTCTGGTGTGTTTGTGAATGGTTTTCACTCCATAGCCACCTTTGTTGTAAAACTAGATTTCTCTCTTGCTGACAGGAATATCTTCACAGTGTTGGGATTACACATCGTGACATAAAGCCTGAGAATATTCTTCTTGATGATAAAGGTACATCTGAATGGTCTTGTGTTAAATGTCATTATTAAACCGATTCTGACTTCTGATTGGTCAATGCAGTGTTCCAGCCAACAGTGACAGTTGAGACACATTTATGACACCCATAAAATTGTATTctgttattattaatatctaAGGAGATATGTCTTCTTTGGTCACTGCTggggaaaatgtgaaaaaataaaataatatagaaaataaattaataaaacataaataatcctagtgaaaaatcaattaaaatgtatttggaaaacatttatttcatgctatgtatattacaaatacatagacatatttatgtatttaaaaataccctgcaattgtacttttggtaTACTAAAGTGTTATACTTATAGTCTGTTAAACTGGAACAACTCATTTTGTGTGCAATGCACTTTAATTTTGTGGAAGTACTGAGGTCCAGCTAAAGCTATACTAAAGTATATTTGactgctaaagtggaactattgcaagtatactttaggtacactttaaatGTCTTGCATTCAAAGACAAATATTATCAAAGATTGTTGAATCCTCATCAATAGTGTGAttcaaacacattttaggcttaatatgaagaaatgtgcattgtgcaaaagtggtactccaaataaagtttaattaaaatctttatATCAGTAAGTCGTTATGTCCGTATATATGGTTATAGATTTTAATTATATGCTtaacatgaaatatattttaaatatataacttttttactAGGGAATAAAAATACGATAAAACAaattttgtgaataaaaaaataattaaaataattaaaaagatataCATTTAACAGTACAGTACTATAGTAAGCAGAAAACCTAAATAATGAACTGTAacagaatttaaatatatatatatatatttatattgtttctcAGATAATCTGAAGATCTCTGATTTTGGACTGGCCACCATGTTCCGCCATCGTGGCCGGGAGCGGGCACTGAACCGTCTGTGTGGCACTCTGCCCTATGTTGCCCCCGAGCTGATGTCACGCTCAGCATTCCATGCACAACCTGCGGACACTTGGGCTTGTGGCATCGTGCTCACTGCAATGTTAGCTGGAGGTAAGGCATCAGTATTCTGGGTGTGTCAGTCAGAGACTGCATCTTTGTTGAGATTTCAGTTGTTGGGAGCTGCATTTTTCCATAGAGTTACCATGGGACCAACCGAGTGAAAACTGTCAGGAGTATTTGGATTGGCTAGAGAAGAAAATCTACCTCACACCCTGGAAGAAAATCGATGCTGTACCACTGAGTAAGTTTCTTAAGAGTTATTTAATGCAGTATATTTCAGTATTTAATTTGAGTTTTCTTTCAGTGTTAATTTAGACCAGACCTGTGGACTCTTTTGACTTGGACCAGGAAGAAGCCACTCAGAACACCTGCACAGATGCacagaaacatgtttaaaaacgTGTGTGATTCTGAactctttgttttcttttctttgtcaGGTCTGCTATCTAAGATATTACTGCATAATCCAGAGGACAGGATCACCATTCCTGAAATTAAGAAGCACAGATGGTTTAGCAGAAGTTTCAAATCAGGTACTGCTTTCAAAGATCAGCTCATTAATTATGTTTGTCTTTCAAGAATGTTTCTGATTCTTTGGGATGTGAATGTTTGACCACAGCAGTAAAACGACAGAGTGACACACCAGTATCCAAAATGCATAGGGCTGATTCTGAGCTCTCACAGCTGAGAAGAAAAAACAGGTCAGTATGACAAATACATAAGACAGCTGACTTGATAGTTCAGTACAAATACAGTAACGTTTCTTTTTGTGTTTCTGCAGTGATGACAGAGCACAGATCTCCAGCTCTCAGCCTGAGCCGCAGGGATTGTGGGAGGAGAAGGGGGTTACGGTGCACACTGATGTCAGTGTCAGCTTTTCACAGCCTACCTGTCTTGACCACATGCTGCTGGGCAGCCAACTGCTTGGCACACCAGGAGCCAGCCAGGTAACCTGTTctataaaatgaatattattgATAGTATGTTGATTTATTGTCTTATTTATGTCCGTTATTTCTGTAAACAATTGCTCTTATTCCATAGCACTGGCTTGATTTAACTAATAGGtcagatgacatttttttttaccttaccattatgtatttaataaatgatggatttttgttaaatatttgtgcatttatttatttttacagagccCGTGGCAGCGGTTGGTGAGAAGGATGACTAGGTTCTTTACTACGGTAAAGGCAGAACCGTCTTGCATTGCTCTCCGTGATGCCTGTATTGCTATGGGTCACACATGGAAACAGAGCTGCACCAATCAGGTGACCAATTAAAACAACAAGTTGTAccatttaaagcattttaaatctTTAGCGCTGAATCTTGAACCGTATTAATGCACTGATCTCATCTCCTTTTCGCTCTTTTGATTCATAGGCGACAGTGTCTACAATGGATCACCGCAACAGTAAGCTGATCTTCATAGTGCACTTCCTGGAAATGGAGGAACGCATTTTAGTAGATTTCCGATTGTCAAAGGTGAAAACAACCCCATTTATTAATTGCTTAATGCTTCTAAATTAACtgttaaaactaataaaaactaatatcaagaatagttttttttttatattattgagtTGATTTATGAATATTACTGATTTGATTGATATCAATGTCTTCTCAAAactattcttttgtgttccaggggGATGGTTTGGAATTTAAGAAGATATTCCTGAAACTAAAACAGAAGCTGTCTGACATTATTAGTAACCAAAAGGTTTTGCCTTTGAATTGATGCGTGTCCACATTTTTACATGCAAATCTGCTTTCACACGTGTACAAAGGTACACAAAGTTGTTTTATGATCGTGGAACGTGTTCAGATTTATATGTTTGTAGTTGTAGATGTATCTGTATCTGAAGGAATGAGGAGAAGCTCTCAAGTTAAGTTTATCTGTTCATTCGTGTTCCGTTAATATAAAGATAAGGTTTAATCTCTGCCCCTTGACAAGATGTGAGATTCTGAACGTGTAAATAAATCTGTCATTAATAATGCTGTTTGGCTTCGTAAGCTGTTTAAATTAGAAAAAGGAAGTGTAAAAATCTTAGAGCATGTAACGTGACCATAGTGCAACTTGCTTTGGACAGTTCACTGTCTAGAGAATCAAATTAACATCCAGTTGTGTTCAGCATTCATTTTATTAAACAATGAAAGGTcaaaaacattgagagtctttTGCTTATAAAGACCATTTGTTCAAAAATATCAATCAGTTTTACCTAAATGACTGGTTCATCTCAACCCATGTTATTTAGAAGCAGCTGAATTCAGTTTAGGTCATTATAAATGGACACATGGAAGGTGAATGCCAAGGTGCTTAAGTAATGTGTGTATTGATGTAAAAAGATTGCTAAAATGTACTTTGTATTACCTCACAAGAATATTTAATTGTAGCAAAAATGATAACAATCCTGCTGTTGATAAAAAATGTTCTAGTATTTTAGTTATACCAAACTAATGAATTAGCTGATCTAAAGCTGTTATCTAAATGGGAGGTGCTTGCTAGTGAACACTTaaattgatatttgtaaaatgttacattcaacacaatcccccccccccttctttGTTGACTTCTACTGATGATGGAAAAAGTTTCTGATCTCCAAAAGTGTTATCATCCTGTAGTAAATGTATGGTAATCAACATGATTGTGATCAGCTTTGTCTTTAGCTTGAGGCCATGACAGTAATAGTTACGTTGACTGGCTCCTCGCCTGGGGGAAGGTTTGTGGGTGTTGCGGTCGGCCTTGGCAGTGCCATTGGTGCCGCTGcaagaaaaagtattttattttcataaaagttGGAATGAAAAAGTATTTTCTCAATTGCCAATGGCATGAGGTACCTGGACTAGCTGATTGGCTTGGTTGTCCTTCACCTCTCTCCCCCTCCGCTGTTCCACTACCCTCATCCTCAGGAAAGTTAATGTTCTCTCTAGACTGGCTGTTCTGCCTGAAAAGCACAAATAATATTTAAGtagtaaagtaataataataaaaaaaatacctgtaAAAATATCAAGTGTAAACATACCTTCCAAATATCAAGTCATGAAGCCCTGTAAAGTGTGACAGTGGTATTAACATGGAACCATGCTACAGAGTTATTAACCAATCTATATTTGATTTCTTGAAACATTAAAGATGCGTAACTCACGTGGGTTATTGTTGCGGTTCCGTACCACATAGATGAAGAGCAGTACAGTGATCAATGTGGCTATGATCATGCCCCCGATGGCTGCCCCAATCACAGCCGGGTAGGCATTGAAGGGAGGGTCGGCTGGAAGACAGTATATCTATTTCAGCTTCACAAAATCAGTATCACAATTGCATAGTTTACCATGACAATTGGACGTCGTAAGAGcttattacataatattatacaattgtatattactgttttttgagAAAAAGCTTAAACACTTGGGGTAATTAGTTGTTTTTTGGTCATTAGCATATAAGATTATACGCACTTTAGCACAGAATAAGATGAGTAGAAAAGTAACCTCAAGAAAGATCAAAGGGCAAGTTAACAGGCAGATCATGTAAGAAGAAAAGAACACAAGAAGGGAGATGTGGGTATGGAAGTGGTCGATTGTGCTTTTCACCTGAAtggacaacaaaacaaaaaacaacagctTTAGATTTACAGTGAGAACTGTAAGAACAATAAAAACACTCCAATCCTAAAACCTTTTTTAACAGCATCAAATTATACCCTGTCTTCTTTGGgtattttaatgtaattgatTGTTATCCATGTTTAGATATGCCCTGATATTCGGTGGTTTTGTATGTGTTCTCACCTGGGTTCTTTATCTCCGAGGGGTTTCCAATGGTGCGGTGGTTGATGGCAGTAACACGAAATGCATAGGCTCCATTGGGATCCAGATTGTTGATTTGGTAGTGTCGGGAATCATGGTCTAGATCTGCCAGTTTTTGCCAGGGAAGGTCACTGTTTCTTTTCTTCACAGGTTCAGGGAGCCTCTGGCGCTCGATGAAAAACCCGGTGAGGTTACCCTCAGTCTGGAGCTTCCACTCTAGGTCAACATCAGTCCTTTGACGACTGTTGTAAATGATCTTAATGATGCTTATATTTGGGGGCATTGGGTACCCTGAAAATTTAAATGGTAAATCATTTATACGTAAAACCAGTTATAATCAAAGAGTGAGCTACTGGAGTTGAGAAAGATAGCATGCATCCTTGTGCCAATCTACCTTGTACAGTAAAGTGTAATGTAGTGTGTCAGTCTAATGTATAAAAGCTTGCTTACTCTTCACCATCAGCATAATGGGGATCTCTGCCCCACCAACAGCATTGGTAGCTGAACACCAGTAATCGCCACTGTCTGTGTTGCTGTCGGTTTCGCGCACTGTTAAGTTTGTCCAGGCAGCAGCTTGCTCCAGTACGTACTTCTTAGGAATCTCATTCACATGCTGCTTTAGGTTGTTGAACCAGGTGATCTCTGTGACAGGGTAGTTTCTACTCAAGACACAGGTGAGTTGGGCATCATTACCCTCATAGACGGTCATCATACTCCGCTGGGTCACTAGGACTGGTGCCTCTAAAGACAGTAAGAAAGGACCGTTTTTTAATGATTGTTTTACAGACGCATAAATAATGATAGACCCTTTCTTACCTAGTTTTAAAACACACTGTTTGGTCTCCTTAGCCAGTGGATGTTTTGCATGGCATACAAAAGCCTTGCCACTGTAGGTAGCACTTGACCGCAAAACCAGGATGTTTGCGTTCTCCTCAGATGTGCCTTGCATGTCCCCTGAGCTGGAGGCCCACCACACCAGTGCTCGAGGAAACCCACCTTCCCAGGAGCAAGACAGCATTAGGTACTCATTGTTTCGCGTTGCATATGCAGAACACTTTGGTTCACCGTAGGGCATCCCTGGGATAAAGGGAATGTAGATACTATTTACTGACATTTTGTTGATCTTAAAGTGAACAAGGTGCACTTGGTTTTACACTTACAAGTTCTGACACTGCAGCTTTTGATTTCATTAGATGCGACGTGGGAGCCTTGACAGATGAAAATGGAGTTGTTTGCAGTCTCCCGACCTTTCTGAATCTTGGTGATGTTTGCTAGTCCCTCACTCTCTTCTCCAAACACATATGGGGTCCATCTCAAAGAGGCTGCAGGGATACCGCCCTCCCAGGTACACTGGAGCGCCAGGTCAGTGTGATTGTTTACTGGTAGGATCAAGCAAGTCGGAGCGCCATCTGGAGGATCTGTGGGAACAAAACGATTGTGTAACACAGTGCAGTGAAATGGATCTTAGGTGATTTGGGCCAATTTAGGAAACTGATAGAAGCAGAGAAGTGTTCCTGAAATTGAGCCAAACGAAGAGGTCGGATAAGGTGTCTATTTTTATCTACACGGTGGTAACAGCTAGTCGACTTCTAGAACGTTCATGAGCAATGCATTGATATCTGTTGAAAACATCACCTAAGATCTGCTTGATCATTCATGCTATAACTGAGCCAAATTTATCATATCATGAGAAGGTGTTGCTGTGTTAGTATACAGTGTCAGTGGGGTTGTTAGTACCCCAGTAAGTCAAGAATAGATGTACATTCAAGGCATGAAGGGGAGATTGAGGTGTTATGACAAAACAATACAAGGCCTCCTGACCTTTCTTGACTTGTCATAGCACAGAAACAATCACACCAGCTGTATACCTTCAGCTCTCAGAACTGTCCTTCACTTCCTCCAGATGCACGTCCACAATCGGCCCCTCTGAAAGTCTGACACCTTTGTTTACGTAACTGTCTGTAactttgtgtgagtgtgtttgtgtgtaggaaAAGGTGTAAGAGGAAGCAAATGCAAGAAATTTCAGAAGGAAACTTGAGGAAGCTATAGAAGGGCAAGTTGAAAGGTGGCCACCAGAATCCAGGCAGGGGTTTGTGGGAGCACTCACAGTAGACGGTGAGGGTGATGGTTTTCCTGGAGCGAGTGTTGAGGTAAGTGTTCTGAGCAAGGCATGCATAGTGGCCTGTGTGCATGCGGAGGATCCTGTTGATGGTGTACTGGGGACCCGCATACACCTGAGAGTTGTTGTAGAACCAGACGTACTGACTTGGGGGATTAGAAGAAGCTTGACACAAGAGAGAAACCGTCTCTCTTTCCAGGGCAGAATAACCCCGCTCCGTCACTGAGTAAGGGGAGACATTGATCTGAGGCTGGTCTGGACCAACTGGGAAAGAGCCAGATATATTTACATAGGATATCCTCTTAAAATTGCACAACAAAACAATATGATGCATCAAATTTTGCTGAATATTTCAAAGGCTATTTAGGAGTCTCTTACAAATGGTGTCAAGCCAGACTCGATCACTGCGCTGCTGGTTGACCTGGTTGCTGGCAATACACCTGTACCATCCAGTGTGATTTCGGTTGACATCAGTGACATTTAATTGGTTGTCGTCATAGATCTCGGCTACAGTGGTGAGCTGGCTTTCCCGGCTCTCCTGTTCCCATATGTAATTAATCGGCCCTGTGCCATTCTCCAGGCCACAGCGCATGACCACTGATGTTCCCTCCACTGGCGAAGAGTCACTCATCACAATGTAAGGTTTGGTCACTGGCACTGTTTAAGTAATTACAAAATGGAGCCTTGTTACTGATAAACCATGAGAGAGTGGTTGTAATATATGTTAACTTTACTAGCACAacctaaacaataaaaaattaatgtTGGTTCAGTTGAACCTTTTCTCGGAAATAacctttacatttattcatttaacagatgGTAACATCAAACATTTCATGCCAATAGAATTATAACTTATACTTATCTAGATATACTCAACTAGCAATACAACAATAGTTTTGAGGCATATGCTAGTTAAGAAGAACATATGCTGCTAATTTAGGGTTTCTGCACCACCCTAAATGTCAGGGGCAACCTAAATGAATCTTGAACTTTGTCAGCCATTGTTCAGATCAGTATTTAGACATCACTTGATTACCACTGACCTAAAACACGCAGAAATACATAGTAGTAATACAGCTTGGCTCCTTCAAGTGTATCATACAGTGCCTGGCAGGTATACACTCCTTCTGCAGCCAGAGGAAGCTTCTCAATGGACAGAGATGCGCTGTTGCTGATTACTGTCAGATTACCCAAGTCACTGGCTAGTTTTTGTATTTTAGGACCCTTTCCAAAGTTGTACACAATGGCACGGATGGTGTCTGTGCCTGGTTTGGTAAAGCCCCAGATGTAGACATCGGGCAAAGTAGGGCCACACTCCAAGATCACTCCTCGTCCCACAACGCCATTGGTCTTGGTCTCACTGTATACCACCTGCCCCGGGTCCAAGATCTCTACGCCTGGAAAAGCACACATACATTTTTGAAGGTGGCAGTGCTCCAAGTTATTATTAGCATTGATTAAATTACAAAGGGTACATCATGAGTGAATTTCTTTTCACGTGCATTTTGACTATGAGAATATAATTTTCCTCATGTTGGTATactaacactaaaaaaaaaaaaatccacaagtcAGAGACTTGACAAGCAAACAAATACTTCCAATCAAGTGGAACAGTTAACAAATATATGACAGGAATAATTAGTTGACAGCActgaaaagaatataaaaaatggTTGTTGATATTCTTACCTTGGAGGTAGAGGGGTAGAGATAAAACAATCAGGCAGATATAAGGCACCCCTAAAACCCTGTGGACCATGGTACCATGACTCTCATATCAAATGCCTTGACCAAGATGTCAAAAAAGCACAGTTACGGTCTCCAAAATAATAAAGAGCAAGAGAGAAATATCCAATAAATATTATGCAACCTCTCTGAGCTTATGATTACTGCCAAAGTCCACAAGCTCAATGAGAGAAAGAGGCAGCGAGAAAGAGTCTTTCTAAACTGATTTCACTTTAATAATTCACAGACCTCCCCCTCCATGTACAAGAACACAGTGGACTGAAGTAGAAAGGTTTAGGATGACACGATGATAGCTGTGTCTCATATATTATTGAAGGTGGCGGGATGGATGGCCGTTCTTGCATTCCATCACCCACATTAAGAAAGAAAAACCTCTGTACATGTTGAGTTTCAAAACAATTATTCtcttatataaataacaaaaacgtTGGTAATAATAAATAACAGTGGTGCCTCAATAATGGTCTTATAGCATTAATGAATTCAGTAAGACATATTTTTCATCAGTCTGGACATAAACCATCCATGCAATCAATGTCTAACTACCAAAATGTTTTAAAGCAGAGACTGCATACAAAGGTAAGATGTGGCtaatttgcaattaaaaaaattttaaatatggatttCAAGGTTAGTTAGCCAGGTTCATCACAGCCCGAGGAGATGCACTCCCAGCTCTTCTCTGAGCTCATCCCTCTTTCGGTTTGAGGTCAGAATTATTttagtgtgtgtgattgtgtgtgtgtttccatccACGACAGCTCAGCCAAGCAGAGGAAACAGAGTGCTCCCTACATTCATTCATGAGTTTCTCATGTTACGCTTCCATGTAAAGTTTATAAACACACCAAGAAAAACAGTTACGAACGCAAGGGTGCACACCCATATACTGTACACAGATGCCAATAAAAATTATATGATAGATATGACATGACCATTGTGTATGCatacacataatatttttgttgaaggTTTGTGAACACTTGTTTGAAAGTTAATGAATTAGATTGATTTAACCTATAGCTGGTTTGATATGTTGTTGCAATGACATTCAGAAGTGTTCAATACTTCTTTGTGGTTGATTTTGGTCTGAACACAAGAGGTTTACAGCTGCTTCACTGCTCACACACACGTTATGTGATTAGCGCAAATCAGTTCTGTAACCAGACAAACCTGCTGTGATCTGTCATGTTATGCTCACGCCAGATGGTATACAATATGTCacgtatattaaatgcaatttataaataGGTTTAATCAGATTACTATTTCATTATAAATCTTGTGTAATCATCACAATTACTTCCTTATAacattttgcattgcattgcatcatTATATCCTgctaaaatgcaatattttttttaattttattatattttattttacttattagtAATATTCAGACATCCTAAACCTAAAAATAGTATTGAAGCcgatgtttatttatgtatttattagtagaaaagagaaacaaaataatcacaagtgtttaaaatattcaaatattgcaTAACTCGTAGCTTATTTAATACCATATGGTCACTGTAACAACACGCAAATACTTATAATGTAATCCATCACAATTTTGCACACTTTAACATGCTCTATACACTATATAAATACTCCTTATGTAGTTATTAGAGTTGCAGTGC
Coding sequences:
- the LOC132117206 gene encoding serine/threonine-protein kinase Chk1-like isoform X1; this encodes MAVPFVKDWDVVQTLGEGAYGEVRLLVNKKTEEAVAVKVVDMAKAKDCVENVKKEVCICKMLSHPNIVRFFGHRSEGTTQYIFLEYCSGGELFDRIEPDVGMPEKDAHRFFQQLIAGVEYLHSVGITHRDIKPENILLDDKDNLKISDFGLATMFRHRGRERALNRLCGTLPYVAPELMSRSAFHAQPADTWACGIVLTAMLAGELPWDQPSENCQEYLDWLEKKIYLTPWKKIDAVPLSLLSKILLHNPEDRITIPEIKKHRWFSRSFKSAVKRQSDTPVSKMHRADSELSQLRRKNSDDRAQISSSQPEPQGLWEEKGVTVHTDVSVSFSQPTCLDHMLLGSQLLGTPGASQSPWQRLVRRMTRFFTTVKAEPSCIALRDACIAMGHTWKQSCTNQATVSTMDHRNSKLIFIVHFLEMEERILVDFRLSKGDGLEFKKIFLKLKQKLSDIISNQKVLPLN
- the LOC132116578 gene encoding V-set and immunoglobulin domain-containing protein 10-like 2, encoding MVHRVLGVPYICLIVLSLPLYLQGVEILDPGQVVYSETKTNGVVGRGVILECGPTLPDVYIWGFTKPGTDTIRAIVYNFGKGPKIQKLASDLGNLTVISNSASLSIEKLPLAAEGVYTCQALYDTLEGAKLYYYYVFLRVLVPVTKPYIVMSDSSPVEGTSVVMRCGLENGTGPINYIWEQESRESQLTTVAEIYDDNQLNVTDVNRNHTGWYRCIASNQVNQQRSDRVWLDTIFGPDQPQINVSPYSVTERGYSALERETVSLLCQASSNPPSQYVWFYNNSQVYAGPQYTINRILRMHTGHYACLAQNTYLNTRSRKTITLTVYYPPDGAPTCLILPVNNHTDLALQCTWEGGIPAASLRWTPYVFGEESEGLANITKIQKGRETANNSIFICQGSHVASNEIKSCSVRTWMPYGEPKCSAYATRNNEYLMLSCSWEGGFPRALVWWASSSGDMQGTSEENANILVLRSSATYSGKAFVCHAKHPLAKETKQCVLKLEAPVLVTQRSMMTVYEGNDAQLTCVLSRNYPVTEITWFNNLKQHVNEIPKKYVLEQAAAWTNLTVRETDSNTDSGDYWCSATNAVGGAEIPIMLMVKRYPMPPNISIIKIIYNSRQRTDVDLEWKLQTEGNLTGFFIERQRLPEPVKKRNSDLPWQKLADLDHDSRHYQINNLDPNGAYAFRVTAINHRTIGNPSEIKNPADPPFNAYPAVIGAAIGGMIIATLITVLLFIYVVRNRNNNPRLHDLIFGRQNSQSRENINFPEDEGSGTAEGERGEGQPSQSASPAAPMALPRPTATPTNLPPGEEPVNVTITVMASS
- the LOC132117206 gene encoding serine/threonine-protein kinase Chk1-like isoform X2, which codes for MAVPFVKDWDVVQTLGEGAYGEVRLLVNKKTEEAVAVKVVDMAKAKDCVENVKKEVCICKMLSHPNIVRFFGHRSEGTTQYIFLEYCSGGELFDRIEPDVGMPEKDAHRFFQQLIAGVEYLHSVGITHRDIKPENILLDDKDNLKISDFGLATMFRHRGRERALNRLCGTLPYVAPELMSRSAFHAQPADTWACGIVLTAMLAGELPWDQPSENCQEYLDWLEKKIYLTPWKKIDAVPLSLLSKILLHNPEDRITIPEIKKHRWFSRSFKSVKRQSDTPVSKMHRADSELSQLRRKNSDDRAQISSSQPEPQGLWEEKGVTVHTDVSVSFSQPTCLDHMLLGSQLLGTPGASQSPWQRLVRRMTRFFTTVKAEPSCIALRDACIAMGHTWKQSCTNQATVSTMDHRNSKLIFIVHFLEMEERILVDFRLSKGDGLEFKKIFLKLKQKLSDIISNQKVLPLN